Genomic segment of Coffea arabica cultivar ET-39 chromosome 1e, Coffea Arabica ET-39 HiFi, whole genome shotgun sequence:
TTATTTCTCTTATGCTTCTTATTGTCGGATTCCTTCTCTGTTGCCCTATCTTCAGCATTACCAAGAGGCTGATCATCACCTTCTTCAATCCCTAAAAGATATTTCTTTGAGTTCTTTTGTCCCCTTGAATTATCTGTCCGATCCTCCTTTTGGCCTGCTAGTACATTGCTGTCAGTAATGTAACTGTTACTTCCATCAACTTCCTTTTTCATGGTTTTATCTGTTGGTCTAGCATTAAATATCTGCAAGTTTGGTAGTAGTTTCTTGATCTGCTTAAGAATCATTTTCCTAGAGGTCAGTTTTGAAAGACAACTAAAAGGGAGATAGCTATTAATGAGACAATAAAACAAGATCGTCACCTTCTTAGCCAATGTTTCCTTTTCAGAAATAGGGTTCCCCTGTAGGTTCAGATTTCTGAGGTTAGCCAAAGAAGAGAGCACCTGCCATTATATGAGAAAAGAGTCGCAcaacaaaagtacttttagccatattcaataaaattatcaatAAAGCACCACAAGAACCAGAGACGAGAACAAAACCTTCAGATCTGACCAGTTCGTAATTAAGTTGTTTCCCACATCTAGATTCTGTAGTTTAGAATTGTGGCTCAATTCAACTGGAAGAGTCTGAGTAACAGAGACAGATGATACCAGATAAAATACAAACCAAATTAATAGCATGATTTATGCATTACTTCAGGCTGTActcaaacaaaattgataatgcAAGTCagaaaaacaacaaattttGGTGGGTGGGGGCGCTGCAACACTTAAGAGAGACCTCAAGAATACTCAGGCATAAATAAAACAGGATGAATTACACAACACACCTTGATCTCATTATGAGCAAGGCGAAGCTCTTTTAACTCAGTGCAAGAGGTAAGTGAGGAGCCAATGGTTTGCAACCGACAGTTAGACAGAGAGAGCTGAAATCAAATATAAAGGTAGACGTTACAAAACGCCCCAAGAAATGCTGCAGCTCAAGGCAATAATTGAAACACTTACCTTCGTTAATGACTTTGTTTTGACCAGAGAGTCACCAATCTTACTTACTGGATTCCTAGACAGAACTGCACATAATCAGCAAATGGTGATTATAACTATTAACTATAACGTAAtgaatataaaattttcaagaaacaattCGAGAATCACATATAAAAGCAATAAAGGTGAACATACAACTCATAAGAAATAGTGTACAAGCTCTGAACATTGTCAAATAATAAAACAAGAATGAACCATCCTAATCAGTTACAGCAGAATAACTATGCTCTTAATGACACCAACCCATTAGATGCTGTATTAAAACACTATTGCAATGTAGCAGCCAGCGTGAAGAACAAAGAAGACAGGAGTAGAAACATACCCAGGTATTAGGTTTAATAAAGTAAATATTGTTTGCATAACATTATGTATTTGTCCTAGTTTGTGGAGTAGATGATCCTAGTATGGTTCTCTGAGTTATCATCTATAGGTTACTAATTCAGATCTCACtcaaaattttattctatgtcAGTACTTCTGCTAAATTCTAGACTCATATCCCATCATGTCTGCTTTCTGCATTCTCTAATGACAGCTTTTAAGTTTTAAGACCACAGCACGCAATAGTAAAGCCTTGTTTTTGAAAACTGCCTGTCTTTATTCTGTTAAGTGCTGAAATTTATTTGTGGCCTTTCATAAGCCAGAAAATCACGAGTCTTTCAGGTTTCAGCAAAGGCTCGGACCTACAACATGGCTAACACATATAGGATCACAGCCTGAAAAAAGATAACTTGTCCTTTTGGGGACTTTGATCCCACAATTATGGAGGTTAAAAAGGTCCTCACTCTTATCTAAAGGCAAATACATTCCGTACTCAAGATAATAGATCAACTCAAGCAACTGCATCTCCCTCTTAAAAATAGGTTTATTGATACTTGCAATATACTAActaaaaatatttcttgaaggcAGCAATCATTTTGCACTGCACTTCCTGTTATATTTGTGGTAATGCTTTGTTAGTTCTAATACTCATATAACCTTCATCTCAATTAAATGACTGACACTAAGATAGGTCATCATTTGCTCTGAGTGAGTCAGACTGTCATTCGAGTCATCCCTAAATCTGAAAGGAAACATGTTCAACAAAATGATGCTTAAATAATTCTGGAACCATGcacaaaagaaaattaaacaaaactAATTGGATGAAATGACAGAAGTTAATATGGATTTTTATGAAAAACCAGTGGTTCAGAAAGTTAATCATCGTAATTTGCTACAGAATCAAACTCTAGTTAAGAATTTTGAAGTTGATGAATATTGGAATCTACTGAAAGTCACCATCAACGGATCATAATAGAAAACTTGGACCATATACCAAGAGTGTTCAGCTCCTTCATTTGATCAAGCTTGGAAATTGAAGAAATTTCATTGTCTGCCACCAGAAAACAAGtcagaaaataaagaaatttatttattaatagagacactggtcaaatgaaaatgataaaGCAGCTTAATCTAAATAGCTTTACCATTTAAGATCAATGCGCGCATGCTCACAAGAGACCTGACATCATCCATAGTTTTGAGCTTGTTCTTGCCAGCATTTAAGACctaattaacccaaaaaaaattggaGTTAAATCAACATTCATGAAATTAAAACCCAATTCACCTGTTCTACCATAGTGCTTCCACTATCAAATATTCATGACACACTTTTGACTCGTTAGACCACATTGGTTCTAACTGATAGTTTCTTTTTCTGATGATTTGGGAAAGAATATGGGTTTCATTTCATTCTTCAAGAGAGATCATTACAATGTCACTGGTGGAGATAAAGAGTATACAAGTGACTGCAGTGGCGTACTAGGAACAAAAAGCACATTTCGTCTAGAGGAACAAAAACCatattttctccaaaatcatcAGAAAACGAAAATGCATAGAGTTGTATAGGTAGTTTCCTACAGAATTCATTCCCTTCGAAAGCTTTGCATTTTCTGATGCATAACACACTTAGAAGAAACAAAGGGTAGAACGAGCACTGTAAAACCAGGAATAGAAAAACCAGCAGGCAGATTTTGCAAATCAAATCCACAGAGTATAcctcaaaatttaacaaattaagCATATAATCGTCCTAACATTGCCAAGaactgaaaaaacaaaaaaaaaagaagcatttAAAGGGATGGGAAGAAGTGTACCACTCACAGTGAGTTTAGTAAGCCCCTCGATACCTTTCAAGCTCTGGAGCTTATTCTGTACCACTGATAACCACTTCAAGTTTACACATTTTCCCAAAGCCTATTTTCAGAACCACCAAaatattcaacaaaaaaaaaagcaaaaaagatcAAAGAAATACCATTTAAACAAGAAACCTTGGATGAAATAATCGCAGCAAAATAAGCAGTAAACAGCTTAGGAATTTCCTACCTCAACTGAAGTGAGATTATTGAAGCCAAGATCAAGTCTttccaaacttttgaaatcaccCAAGCATGAAACCTATCAAAAGCGAAAGAAAAAACATCAATTCAAAGATTGAACTTTTAAAGCCATGACACTTGCAAAGACATAAATTCCAGGGTGGTTTTGGTAATTACATCAGAAAGAGCTTTCTGGGTGAGAGTGAGATTTGTTACAGAGTTGGGATCACTAGCATTCTTTTCTTGTAGTATTTTCTTGGAGTTCAATACAGTCATGGCGAGTGCAATGGGGTTTTTCTTTTCACCTTCTTGTTCTGTAAAACCCTAGGCAAGTTTTCAACggttaaataaataaacaaactgAGGTGAGGTGTAAAAGAAAGCATTTTGTTATATTTATCATTGGGGCCTTCCATATTTGCAAACttctcaaaaatttcaagaaaatagagGTGTAAGCAATTATAGGCTTCAAGCCAAACAATTGCTTCACTTTGGCTCAATTTTTGCTCCTGCTTCAAATATAGCTTTGATGGTCAGTTTATCTTTGATCTATCAAaaagatttgattttttaacCAATATCGAATAGACGGAAGCTGTAGTTGTAAGAGAAGCGGTCTTACTGGCAAAACTGCTAAACATCCCTAGCCACATTTTGGGGGGAGATTTGTCCTCAGCTATTAATCTTATCCAAAGCTGAAGACATTCTCTTGGATGTTGGTTTAATAATTGAGGATGTTGGTTTAATAATAGGCTAAGAGTCTCTTTGGAGCTCCTCTTCGAATTTTGTCCATTAATTGTTATTGGACGATTTTCAACAATCTCACTAATAGTATTCGTTGtgtttcttataaaaaaaagttaaaatggCGACTTTATAACTTATATATATGCTAATATATTTGCTTATACAATATAagttaaaattataaattacaTTATATGTTGTTATGTGCCTTGTATGGAAcacaaaatgaaatttagtTCGTAAGCATTCTCATGTGCCTTGAgttgaaaacaaaattaaattataagTGTTGTTGTATACTAAGTATGTTGTGCAAACCATCAATGAACTAAATTCAATTAATGAGGATATTGTTACAATCATTGTGGACACTGGATTTTAAACAATTTATTTATctcatgtttcttttctttcatggtacatattagaggtggcaatttgtcccaagtccaTTGCTCATGCCCATAGggactttgggcgggatgggtactggaatttgatattgggtttaaaatgggacaaatcccaattgtacccattaattgatgggaaattttgggaaaatacttgggtacccattgggctcaaatagcatggctctgtttggattagctattttttggagtgtttttgaaatattttattgtcgcagtgtatatgaaaaatttttactataaatttttttaaaaatatttgatatactaatatggatgagatattttttgagttattgtatattactgtaacattgtatttgaaaattttattttttgaaaatatagcCAATCCAAATggagtcttagattcaaaaattatctttaacaatttttatagtcataccagcgaatataatctagcagtcttcctagtcattatccacaagaatttccagcatttcagtcagtttagacctgtcatccttggacaatgatgagaataaatattcaacaccCTAAGTAccttggccatcttgatatatgttggaatatggttgtattatatctatcttttactttatttgttaatccaattttttgtgggaatcctgagtataaatcacttgcatgtttatttaataaaactaaaagaaatttaataaatcaaaaatattaaagttatataaaaataaaaatgaattaaaggaaaaaatata
This window contains:
- the LOC113705580 gene encoding uncharacterized protein isoform X3; the protein is MDDVRSLVSMRALILNDNEISSISKLDQMKELNTLVLSRNPVSKIGDSLVKTKSLTKLSLSNCRLQTIGSSLTSCTELKELRLAHNEIKTLPVELSHNSKLQNLDVGNNLITNWSDLKVLSSLANLRNLNLQGNPISEKETLAKKIKKLLPNLQIFNARPTDKTMKKEVDGSNSYITDSNVLAGQKEDRTDNSRGQKNSKKYLLGIEEGDDQPLGNAEDRATEKESDNKKHKRNKLLKEKLVRTKERVTSENGTQKNSKLELNKDVSADGSKLPPVNPKAGKELKRKKLEREEDHGEDSIIPTKGDGKLKKKLKQNTGNIIDDGEAPFVELFTTDVAENAISRGQKMEQKSVPGIDSAGAIVKFPKQSKKKKNLGDRAANFDLSPVAEVGLGGPSTWDD
- the LOC113705580 gene encoding uncharacterized protein isoform X1, with amino-acid sequence MTVLNSKKILQEKNASDPNSVTNLTLTQKALSDVSCLGDFKSLERLDLGFNNLTSVEALGKCVNLKWLSVVQNKLQSLKGIEGLTKLTVLNAGKNKLKTMDDVRSLVSMRALILNDNEISSISKLDQMKELNTLVLSRNPVSKIGDSLVKTKSLTKLSLSNCRLQTIGSSLTSCTELKELRLAHNEIKTLPVELSHNSKLQNLDVGNNLITNWSDLKVLSSLANLRNLNLQGNPISEKETLAKKIKKLLPNLQIFNARPTDKTMKKEVDGSNSYITDSNVLAGQKEDRTDNSRGQKNSKKYLLGIEEGDDQPLGNAEDRATEKESDNKKHKRNKLLKEKLVRTKERVTSENGTQKNSKLELNKDVSADGSKLPPVNPKAGKELKRKKLEREEDHGEDSIIPTKGDGKLKKKLKQNTGNIIDDGEAPFVELFTTDVAENAISRGQKMEQKSVPGIDSAGAIVKFPKQSKKKKNLGDRAANFDLSPVAEVGLGGPSTWDD
- the LOC113705580 gene encoding uncharacterized protein isoform X2 — encoded protein: MTVLNSKKILQEKNASDPNSVTNLTLTQKALSDVSCLGDFKSLERLDLGFNNLTSVEALGKCVNLKWLSVVQNKLQSLKGIEGLTKLTVLNAGKNKLKTMDDVRSLVSMRALILNDNEISSISKLDQMKELNTLVSKIGDSLVKTKSLTKLSLSNCRLQTIGSSLTSCTELKELRLAHNEIKTLPVELSHNSKLQNLDVGNNLITNWSDLKVLSSLANLRNLNLQGNPISEKETLAKKIKKLLPNLQIFNARPTDKTMKKEVDGSNSYITDSNVLAGQKEDRTDNSRGQKNSKKYLLGIEEGDDQPLGNAEDRATEKESDNKKHKRNKLLKEKLVRTKERVTSENGTQKNSKLELNKDVSADGSKLPPVNPKAGKELKRKKLEREEDHGEDSIIPTKGDGKLKKKLKQNTGNIIDDGEAPFVELFTTDVAENAISRGQKMEQKSVPGIDSAGAIVKFPKQSKKKKNLGDRAANFDLSPVAEVGLGGPSTWDD